In Phaseolus vulgaris cultivar G19833 chromosome 3, P. vulgaris v2.0, whole genome shotgun sequence, the sequence TGTAGCGTGCATTCATATGAGTACCACCAATTTGGAACAGTAAAACCACCCTTTGGAGGTGCCGGAAAACAGCATAGGAAAACAACCTTATAAAGAATCGAAACTTAATTGAATCTAAAACAGTGGATGCTGTTATTGCAATTAGTATGATATGGATGGGGTGCACACAATACAAGCATGCTCAATCACAGATGGAAATAGTTGAGAAACACAGGACATACCTTGTTGGACAGTGATTGAGGttatgaagaagatgaagaagaagcaggGTTTGGCAGTGAGAAAAACTATGTATGAACTCAACTTATGGGGAGTTTAAGGATTTGATTGAACAGGGAAACAAAGTTTGTTGTTTGGGCCACTCAAAATGAGCATGCCTGAGTGTATATTAATGGGTTGGGTTTTCCCATTAAATTTTAGCCATTTTAGAAAACCTAATAGTAATCGGTGGCATTTGGGTGCTTGCAAAGATTAAGAACTTAGTTAGTTGGGAGAAAGCTTGAACAAATAAATATTCTCTCTGACTATCACAACAGTTTCAGTCAAATTATATATGTACTAATTATGTATTAGTTATCCTAAATCACAcggtttttaaataattatcacATGTaactaaatataattattcttattattattttcacgAATTCAAATTCTAAATTCATGTTACatagaaattattattaaaacctGGATAGTCTAAACTATCTAATTCTTATTAAATTGACAATCATACCCATTAtatgaaatttattaaaaaatataaaaatttattaattgcACTTCATACTTTATAAGTCAACAGTAAATTTTAATccataaaaaatgttaaaacacTTCGTTAGTACTCCTCTTTAATTAAGAATAATTAGAAATTCCATACTATCTTCCTTATCCTCCAATATACCCTTCTACATCCTTTTAAGAAAgtattaaatacaaaaattaatacaTCTTAAAATATAAAGCACATTTAATATTTACTGTAAAAGTAGGATAATTATTAAGATAATATCGGAGAATTAATTATTCTCGTAATTAAATGCCTGTTCAGAAAACTTATCACCTAAAACTTGTCATTAACacgaaatttatttatttatacatgttttaaatagaataatttaattagttttcCAGATATTCCTTAAACTGTTAAACATAAATACATTTGCTTTGGAGAGTTGGAGTTGCAATATTGTGTCATTGATTATGCAACTCAGAAGTCTATCATTAAAAACATGTCTTAGGATCTAGGATTTAACCAccttaaattgttattttcagCAAGCCAGTTGACTCCAAAAGATTCCCGTACGTCACATACACACCTAGAAGCAGCAAGTGTGGTGGACCACTGGTAGCCTTACTAGTAATGTATCATGGAAGAAAGCAAATGAAAGGACAAAACCTACCCAGTTTGAACATTCTTGGTGGAACATATTAATACTAAAAAGACAAATGCAAGAAGTCAATAATCATGTCTTTTAACCAAGTCTAACAATTATATTTTGGACCACAACACGACAACCCAGTTGCCAGTATTCAAACTCAGAGTGCTGATATAAGAGCCAAGGAATTGAACTTGCCAACAGCTTTGGAAAAATTTATGCTGTGCCATTGATACTTTATGTTATACTACTAATTATTTCATGTATTACACATGCAGTAAGCAAGATACTTTTGGGGAATGGGGCAGATACAAGGAAAAAACTTATGATGAAGCATTACAACAAATAACTAGACCATATAAGCAAAACTTTATATGTGGAAGAAACTAGGAGTGACCCCTTACACCTGCTTACCTTTACATTACATTACACCTATTCatgatttaatattatatatatatatatagacgaATAAATGTAGCGCCATACCTTATTCCCCACAAGTTACAAAGAATGTTACAAGCAACACTGCTTTGCTTTCCTTTGCTGACCAAACTAAGCTATGACATCTATCTTCGGTATCCATTGGCCAGAACAGGGATCCTCACCTTGTGCCCTCTGCTCCctttcatcaaaacctctccaAAACTATAGGTTCCTGTCACTGACCGAACTGTCAGTGTCACGGAAAACTGTCGTGATGCACCTGCTTTGATAGTCATTGCCGGAGGGTTGACTTCAATGGCAACAGCCGGCTCCATTCTGGCTGTGATCACATAGGTTTCTTCTTCAGCAACATTTGTGACCGTGCGTGTGACAACTTGAGTTCTCACAAGATGGGAAATTGTGATAGAAGGGGTGTTTAAATTTGATGGCTTGCCCATGGCGGTGTTACATGGTGTGTGAGTGTAGTTCCTTATCTCATGAACGTCAATGCCCGGTGTTGTGCACAAGAAGCCTAGATAATCCTTGTATCCTGCAAAATTGATTAGTAAATTTCTTAGATATAGTTGAAATACACTGAGTAAAAGTTGTTTACACTGTTATCCAATCATGGAGTGCTAGTTAATTGAAAATTGAGTTCTGTAATAATGACTTTTTTTTGCTGTATTGTAATAATGactttaaaaatcatatttaaggTGATTTTACATATCATAACTACTATCATTATGCTTCGGTTTTACCCCTTGTTTTAATACTAAAATTTATTTCAGGCTCCCAATGTTTGAGTAAATAGAAAACAACTGCAGAAAGTCCCTGTCTTGGTTAAAGAAATTTAACAATCGATTTTAATTACATTTCTatcaatgttatttttttttcagtttcatCGAGATTCATCAGTTGCATTTCTTGTTATCATAGTTAATCAaccattttttcattttatagagaTTCTTTCAAGTGAACTTCTCGTAAACAACTGAACCAGCCAAAAAATGGGTTCCAGATCATGAGTTTAACACGATTAATCAAATACTTGTATACAAGTTAATTGGGAGTTTAAACTTGGTAAGACAAAGAAATAGTTATACTAGGGAAGAAGAAATCATACCTGCATCAAAGATGAGTCCAGGGTCCAAGGCAGCTGTTGGATCAACATGTCCACTCCCATAGTCAAAAGGAGTAGCTTTGACCAGCTTCATAGCTTCTGATTCAGATGTTTGCTGTGCTAGAAGATGATTCCCTGCTCTGTCTAGAGTTGTTGATGTTGTCATCAAGGCTGATTTAATGGCAGCAGGGCTCCAATGAGGATGCTTCTGCTTTATAAGAGCAGCTATTCCAGCTATATGTGGTGCAGACATGCTGGTTCCAGATATCATGGCAAACCCCTCACCTgcacaagaaacaaaaattgctatgaattatataataatatataatatatcacCAAGTTTTTCTTCTAGCTttctccccccccccccccccccccccctccttAATGcatttattcttttaataatatgaGGAAATCCTAACACATTTTCCCACAGTTTAGAGCATCAATTAGCAGGAATTAAAATTATCTACAAGTAATCTCAAAACAAAGAGAAACCATAAACATCAGTATCTAATATTCCTATGTAGAGCATATTAGTTTGTCAGGTTTTATAGTGCAATGTACATGTTCTCTTTTTTCTACCAAGAGGGTCTCTTGTCTGGCTCGGTATCTTGTATTGTCTCAGTTATTGAGGAAATTCTCATATTATCCacatgaaaagaagaaaattattTCCGGTTCAAAGCAGCATATCTTCAATCAATCAGTTGCTCCTATGAACAAATGCCAAAGTTCAGAGATCTCTATTTTTTGCAGAACTTAGGAATTGAACCCTACACCCCAAACCTCACTAACACATACGAGCTTAAGCCCAGGTCATGAGGTTGAAAGGTATAATTGTAGGTAGAAGCTTTCAAGCAACCACAGCAAAGACAATATAGCCAAGTCATAACTTACCAACATAATTTGGCTCATCAGTTCCATTTGGACACCAAGCAGCCCAAATCAATGAACCAGGAGCTAATATATCTGGTTTGAGAAGATCTGCCTCTTGGAAGCTGAAATCCTTTATATTTGGTCCTCGAGCAGAGAATAATGCCACCTGTGGTGCAGATTTATGCAGAATAGGCATCAAACCATCACCAATTTTACCTGTACCTTCAAACCTCTTTACCCGTCCAGTCCAATCTCTTGGTGTAGTGATATTATAATAATCTATTAGGtcctgaaaaaaaataatttgaaagtaCTAAATCACATGATAAATAGTGCACACTTTATGattataaacaaaaacaaatattattgatgaaaatgtagaaaaataaaataaaaacagtggTAACTGAGATAAGTACTTGACTGTGGAATAAATTATAGGCAAAGAGAAAATGAACATAGCATTGAACTCAATGTAAACCTACATAGATATACCAGTACAGATGAGTTGATTACCTTTGAATAACTGGCATCTGTTATGAGAATCCCAGGAAGGCCGACAGGGACTGGATCAAATTTTGTTCCTGGAGAAACATTTTCAACACAAAGAACAAACCCAACTGCACCAAGGGCCTTTGCTGTTGCTGAAACTCTCTTGATCGATGCAGTGCCAACAACAAAATTGAAGGAATAACCACAGAGAAGAATATTGCCCTTTATCAAGTTCTTGTTTAAAAGTTCTGGTCTCTGGCAATCTGTGGGGCTGTACTTCATAACTGAAGAATCTAGCAACACATCATTTGCAGCAACCAATGTGTATGTTTCGTTCAAATGTGTGGAAGCTGTACAAGCCATTATGCATATTTTAGCAATATAGATTTGGTATTGAATATTTATAGTGTACATGAGGATCTAAAATAAATCAACTGTTAACATCAATATATCTGATTTGACAATGCTATGTAAGCATAAATTTACACAACACTGGAGAGACCTTATTTCTTGAACGAAATTTGCTTTGCAACCTACGTTGCATTAATAACTAAACCCCATACAACAAAACAAACCTAATATGTATACAACTCTACcacatttcatattataaagTAAACAATAAATTGTAAACAATAACTTTATAAAATCGTAAACAATAACTTATTATATCATTTGGAAATACTCACTGCTTCTATAGACAACTAGTACATGATGAACATATACATCCTCAGTCACCAAAAGATATGTTGAAAAGCACCTAGCAATGTCAGTACAATTTACCTCGGCTATTAAATATTCTATTTACTATATTCAacttaaattgaaaaataatttacaaaccAAATAACAGAACATGTTTTGTTGCACGCACTTTTAATTAAGGGATGAGTTGTCTCACTAATATGCATTGAACCATTTAAGGTGAAAGATAATCAGGAATCAACATATCTGGTCTATATTTAATAAACCAAACTTCATTGAAAGAATACTGAATACCAAACATTTTCATTCTGACTACTACTCTAATTTAACAATTAAAGCTAGCTAGTAAATGCATTTTTCCAATTAAAGTAAAGGAGGGATATGACATACCTAAGTCCCAAGGAGGACATTTCTACACTTGGAAATGATTGATGTCACACAGAAGAAAAAGACAATACAATTACCTTGTTCTTATATTCTTTTAGTGGTAACGAAGAAAACAAAGCTAGAGATAAAGTGAAGCAATAACAGAAAAAAGATCAGTTTTCTCGAAAatgtgtttttgtttctttcctttttttttcaaattcagaaAGGGAAACTTATTTTTGTGTTCCCATCAACTAAAAAGGAAAATTTCTTCTCACAAGTCTCGATAATCAATCCATACCATAACTCCTGACTATCAATATCAATCCATCAAAAAGAATAATAATCTGAAAATACAGAGTAAGAATTCGGAAAACTCACGTGATAACCCAATTCCAGCTAAGGTTTTTCCATTTCCAAGGATCAGATGGTTTTTATATCTACGATCATCAATTGCAGCTGCTACCGATGCTATCCATGGACTATATGAAATCAGTGTCTTCGGAAAAGGACCACCATTTCCAGCAGCCTGTGCGACAAATACACCAGCTTTCACAGCTCCAAGAAGAGTAGCATCAAAAGGGTTCAAGAAGCTAGTTCTGGTGGCTGCTGGAGGACTGTTGGGTCCAACTGAAAGGCTGAGTATATCCACTCCATCATATACAGCCTGTAGATActcaaattttgtaaattataatTTGAGATAGAAACAAACAGCAAAAAATGAGATTGCTGGGACAAGTTACTGAATTTTATATTGAATGTTAAGATTTACATCAAAATAAAAAGTGCAGCTGCAAGGTGCACTAATATACACTCATAAGAAATCTAGTGTGAACATATTGCCTGGGTGGGAGGTAGGGACTATTACATGAATTCGTAAGTTAATGTGTGTGTGCGTGTGTATAATATTCTTGTATACCTGATCGATTGCAGCAACTACATCTGCGACATACCCTCCAAACAGTCTATAAAGTGCCTTGTACACAGCAATCCTGAAAAAGATACACCAAATCTTTAGTGCAATAGAACGAATTGTAGTTTCCAGTTTTAAAACAACCAAGGGTATTATTGTTCCTCACCTAGCACGAGGGGCCATCCCACTGGCTCTCCCAAATTCGTGGCCATGCATTCTCACAGGAATTCCATTATTTCCAGCTGCAATAGATGCCGTATGACTTCCAGGAGACGacaaagaaaaaacagaaaatcattaaaaaaaaagttatcaaataaaaatatatatggcTTTAGGCATAATGTTGTCATTGTTAAAACTATCCATTTCAAGTGCTTCAAAGAAAAAGAATGAAGAACTAATGTTACTTTCTTATTATTTGCTCATAAAAAGGATTGAAGGAAATGACACATTTTGATATCTTTCAATCCTGTAGAAAGGGAACATGAGAAGAATTCCTAGGGAAGAAgttcataaataaaaaaggCGGCAGGGCCTAACCTTCCATGCCCATCACCATCTAGAGGAGACGCAAAGTCAATTGTGGGGTTGAATGCCCCAGCAGCTATTGCAGCTTGAGCAAAATGCTGTGCTCCAACAATCTTCCCATTGCAGTAACTTCTCTTAGTATCCGGATCAGCTTCACATTTTCCTCTATATTTTGGAACTGGCCCATATGGCTCAGCATTATGAGTTGCAAAACTTGGGTGATGAGGATAGATCCCTGAGTCCACAAATCCAATGACAATGTTTTCTCCAGCCCTATCAAAGCCACCTCCAG encodes:
- the LOC137807254 gene encoding subtilisin-like protease SBT2.5; this translates as MRLLVFGCVLVVVSALLVYGDAEIYIVTVEGEPIISYTGGIDGFEATAVESDEKIDSESELVTSYARHLEKKHDMLLGLLFEEGTYQKLYSYRHLINGFAVHISPEQAETLRRAPGVKSVERDWKVRKLTTHTPQFLGLPTGVWPTGGGFDRAGENIVIGFVDSGIYPHHPSFATHNAEPYGPVPKYRGKCEADPDTKRSYCNGKIVGAQHFAQAAIAAGAFNPTIDFASPLDGDGHGSHTASIAAGNNGIPVRMHGHEFGRASGMAPRARIAVYKALYRLFGGYVADVVAAIDQAVYDGVDILSLSVGPNSPPAATRTSFLNPFDATLLGAVKAGVFVAQAAGNGGPFPKTLISYSPWIASVAAAIDDRRYKNHLILGNGKTLAGIGLSPSTHLNETYTLVAANDVLLDSSVMKYSPTDCQRPELLNKNLIKGNILLCGYSFNFVVGTASIKRVSATAKALGAVGFVLCVENVSPGTKFDPVPVGLPGILITDASYSKDLIDYYNITTPRDWTGRVKRFEGTGKIGDGLMPILHKSAPQVALFSARGPNIKDFSFQEADLLKPDILAPGSLIWAAWCPNGTDEPNYVGEGFAMISGTSMSAPHIAGIAALIKQKHPHWSPAAIKSALMTTSTTLDRAGNHLLAQQTSESEAMKLVKATPFDYGSGHVDPTAALDPGLIFDAGYKDYLGFLCTTPGIDVHEIRNYTHTPCNTAMGKPSNLNTPSITISHLVRTQVVTRTVTNVAEEETYVITARMEPAVAIEVNPPAMTIKAGASRQFSVTLTVRSVTGTYSFGEVLMKGSRGHKVRIPVLANGYRR